A genomic segment from Candidatus Binataceae bacterium encodes:
- a CDS encoding helix-turn-helix domain-containing protein, translating to MIERLVIMCEGEVIDAELLPPAMVATPRVAENHLPPTLTEGGVNLNAMVRELEGRMINEALRQTGGNKQAAARLLGLKRTTFSAKLRRCGVIAPGGAGWNDES from the coding sequence ATGATCGAACGCCTCGTGATCATGTGCGAGGGCGAGGTGATCGATGCCGAACTGCTGCCGCCGGCCATGGTGGCCACCCCGCGCGTTGCCGAGAACCATCTTCCGCCGACTCTGACCGAGGGCGGCGTCAATCTCAATGCGATGGTGCGCGAACTCGAAGGCCGAATGATCAACGAGGCGCTGCGCCAGACCGGCGGCAACAAGCAAGCCGCGGCGCGCCTGCTCGGCCTCAAGCGCACGACCTTCTCAGCCAAGCTGCGGCGATGCGGCGTGATTGCACCCGGCGGAGCGGGCTGGAACGACGAATCCTGA
- a CDS encoding DUF4870 domain-containing protein: MDAQSGGTPQNQVVAALAYLLGFVTGIIFLYLEPYDKDEFVRFHARQSIAFSIAWFVINIVLGVFIAVLPFGLGRLLVGLQELINLGLAIMWIFLMYKAYSGERYRIPELADLADSFSKP, translated from the coding sequence ATGGATGCACAAAGCGGCGGCACGCCGCAAAACCAGGTGGTCGCGGCGCTCGCATATCTGCTAGGGTTTGTCACCGGAATCATCTTTCTTTACCTCGAGCCTTACGACAAGGACGAATTCGTGCGATTCCACGCGCGGCAATCGATCGCGTTTTCGATCGCCTGGTTCGTGATCAATATCGTGCTCGGCGTATTTATCGCCGTGTTGCCGTTCGGGCTCGGGCGGCTGCTCGTCGGCCTTCAGGAATTGATCAACCTCGGCTTGGCGATCATGTGGATCTTCCTGATGTATAAGGCCTATAGCGGCGAACGCTACCGGATCCCGGAGCTGGCCGACCTCGCCGACAGCTTCAGCAAGCCCTAG
- a CDS encoding response regulator: MVEQSRLPQIMVVDDDADTVSILARHLQREGFVAIEAVSGAECLRLAHENPVDVILLDLMMPEMDGFQVCRKLKEDRVTAEIPVIMITARDDLDARAEGMRLGVSDFLAKPVFRRQLANRIRAQLDMVATARANDATLHQLQGNSKK, encoded by the coding sequence ATGGTGGAGCAATCCCGGCTACCGCAGATAATGGTGGTCGACGACGACGCCGACACGGTTTCGATCCTCGCGCGCCATCTCCAGCGCGAAGGATTCGTCGCGATCGAAGCCGTGTCCGGCGCCGAATGCTTAAGGCTCGCGCATGAAAATCCGGTTGACGTGATCCTGCTCGACCTGATGATGCCCGAGATGGACGGCTTTCAGGTTTGCCGCAAGCTCAAGGAAGATCGCGTGACCGCCGAGATTCCGGTCATCATGATCACCGCGCGCGACGACCTTGACGCTCGCGCCGAGGGGATGCGCCTGGGAGTGAGCGACTTTCTCGCCAAGCCGGTTTTCCGCCGCCAGCTCGCCAACCGCATCCGCGCCCAGCTCGATATGGTCGCGACCGCGCGCGCCAACGACGCGACGCTCCATCAGTTGCAGGGTAATTCCAAGAAATAG